A region from the Benincasa hispida cultivar B227 chromosome 12, ASM972705v1, whole genome shotgun sequence genome encodes:
- the LOC120067684 gene encoding probable serine/threonine-protein kinase WNK9 has protein sequence MNGSTITNSETDNSEYVEVDPTGRYGRYNEVLGKGASKTVYRAFDEYDGIEVAWNQVKLCDFLQTPEDLERLYREIHLLKTLKHSNIMKFYSSWVDTANRNINFVTEMFTSGTLRQYRLKHKRVNIRAVKHWCRQILKGLLYLHSHDPPVIHRDLKCDNIFVNGNQGEVKIGDLGLAAILRKSYVARCVGTPEFMAPEIYEEEYNELVDIYSFGMCILEMVTFEYPYSECTHPAQIYKKVISGKKPDALYKVKDLKVRCFVEKCLATVSTRLSARELLNDPFLQIDGCDSLMRPIDYYSEYDEVNNSLIRGGPFYGIPHGSLDNGYVNYFGHEAGNGLDYCLIDNEASEIDLFSCQEDEHLADVDITIKGRRRGDDDIFLRLRIADKEGRIRNIYFPFDLENDSALSVANEMVSELDITDQDVKKIADMIDGEIATLVPEWKRGKRSEETPDCTDSNVCHNCALNSSLLDYVSPHNPATKNLHILQCSEEHGCASIHGRFEEITYQVEGSEQFNGDENLHRTLENSSDIHYADIWAQRDGPDIVSQESLESCNESHGTSEQPKLEKEESNVNMDNNVHQMEFQTRNSSSSNPLLSFVDDHENEIRQELRWLKAKYQMQLRELRDQQLGVKTKSLSLHPNPNLAETDSGASVSLLSPNFNEAAKNKPVLTSLSFGKNITSHSPNVAADNILENQTFQDNKVVVDKPSSPELMVTAKSFYTGTLFPHSLQRATSLPVDAIDF, from the exons ATGAATGGTTCTACAATAACAAATTCTGAAACAGACAACTCTGAATATGTTGAAGTTGATCCCACCGGAAGATATGGAAGA TACAATGAAGTTCTTGGCAAAGGAGCATCGAAGACAGT TTACAGAGCTTTCGATGAATACGATGGCATTGAAGTGGCGTGGAATCAAGTGAAGCTTTGTGATTTTCTTCAAACTCCTGAAGATCTCGAAAGGCTGTATAGAGAAATCCATTTGTTGAAGACCTTAAAACACAGTAacataatgaaattttattccTCTTGGGTTGACACTGCAAATAGAAACATTAACTTTGTTACAGAGATGTTTACTTCTGGGACTCTTAGACA ATATAGGCTAAAGCATAAGAGAGTGAATATCAGAGCTGTGAAGCATTGGTGTAGACAGATTTTAAAAGGGCTTCTCTATCTTCACAGCCATGACCCTCCTGTAATCCACAGAGACCTTAAATGTGACAATATCTTTGTAAATGGGAATCAAGGGGAAGTCAAAATTGGTGATCTCGGTCTTGCTGCTATTCTTCGTAAATCCTATGTAGCTCGATGTGTTG GAACACCAGAGTTTATGGCTCCAGAGATTTATGAAGAGGAGTATAATGAATTGGTTGATATATATTCTTTTGGAATGTGCATTTTAGAGATGGTTACTTTTGAATATCCATACAGTGAATGCACCCACCCTGCTCAAATTTACAAGAAAGTTATCTCT GGGAAGAAACCAGATGCTTTGTATAAGGTAAAGGATCTCAAGGTTCGATGTTTCGTCGAGAAATGCTTGGCTACTGTATCTACTAGGCTGTCTGCTAGGGAGCTTTTGAATGACCCTTTTCTTCAAATTGATGGTTGTGATTCTTTAATGAGGCCAATAGATTACTATTCAGAATATGATGAAGTAAACAATTCCCTTATCAGAGGAGGGCCTTTTTATGGAATTCCTCATGGTTCTTTGGATAATGGGTATGTGAATTATTTTGGTCATGAGGCTGGGAATGGTTTGGATTACTGTCTGATTGATAACGAAGCGAGTGAAATTGATCTTTTCTCCTGTCAAGAGGATGAGCATTTGGCAGATGTTGATATCACTATTAAAGGGAGAAGAAGAGGCGACGACGATATCTTTCTACGACTCCGGATTGCAGATAAAGAAG GTCGAATTCGAAACATCTACTTTCCCTTTGATTTAGAAAACGATAGTGCTTTGAGTGTTGCAAATGAGATGGTTTCTGAGCTTGACATTACCGATCAAGATGTGAAGAAGATTGCTGATATGATAGATGGTGAGATTGCTACATTGGTGCCAGAATGGAAGAGGGGAAAGAGATCGGAGGAAACTCCAGATTGCACTGATTCTAATGTTTGTCACAATTGTGCTTTAAACAGTTCTCTTTTGGATTATGTTTCGCCACATAATCCCGCGACGAAGAACCTGCACATTCTTCAGTGTTCTGAAGAGCATGGTTGTGCTTCTATCCATGGACGTTTTGAAGAGATTACATACCAAGTTGAGGGGTCAGAACAGTTCAATGGAGACGAAAACTTGCATAGAACATTGGAGAATTCAAGCGATATCCATTATGCCGATATTTGGGCGCAACGAGATGGACCAGATATAGTTTCTCAAGAATCTTTAGAATCTTGCAATGAATCACATGGAACATCAGAACAGCCGAAACTCGAGAAGGAAGAAAGTAATGTAAATATGGACAATAATGTTCATCAAATGGAATTCCAAACAAGAAACTCTAGCTCATCAAATCCTTTGCTGTCCTTTGTCGATGATCACGAGAACGAAATTCGACAAGAACTAAGATGGCTCAAGGCTAAATATCAAATGCAGTTAAGAGAGCTAAGGGATCAACAGTTAGGAGTCAAGACAAAATCTCTTAGCTTGCACCCAAATCCCAACCTCGCTGAGACCGACAGCGGAGCTTCGGTATCTTTGCTTTCACCAAACTTCAATGAAGCAGCAAAAAATAAGCCTGTACTAACATCTCTCTCCTTTGGCAAGAATATCACTTCACATTCCCCCAATGTAGCTGCTGATAACATTTTGGAAAACCAAACCTTTCAAGACAACAAAGTCGTTGTCGACAAGCCGAGTAGTCCTGAGCTGATGGTTACTGCCAAGAGTTTCTATACAGGAACATTGTTTCCTCATTCTCTTCAAAGAGCAACCTCACTTCCTGTTGATGCCATAGACTTTTAG